One genomic region from Dermacentor variabilis isolate Ectoservices chromosome 6, ASM5094787v1, whole genome shotgun sequence encodes:
- the Mpc1 gene encoding mitochondrial pyruvate carrier, producing the protein MSRYASQFLKQLGSKEFRNYLCSTHFWGPIANWGIPLAAIADIKKDPSIISGKMTTALCIYSLLFMRFALKVQPRNMLLFACHFTNEGAQIVQGCRLIKHE; encoded by the exons ATGTCTCGATACGCCAGTCAATTTTTAAAGCAGTTGGGAAGCAAGGAGTTCAGAAACTACCTATGCAG TACT CACTTCTGGGGACCAA TTGCTAACTGGGGAATTCCACTGGCCGCTATAGCGGACATAAAAAAGGACCCAAGCATAATTAGCGGCAAGATGACTACCG CATTGTGCATATACTCCTTGCTGTTCATGAGATTTGCACTCAAAGTGCAACCCAGAAACATGCTCCTTTTTGCTTGCCATTTTACGAACGAGGGTGCTCAAATTGTTCAAGGATGCCGGCTTATCAAACATGAGTAA